ACCAAGCAGCGGCTGGCCATCAGCGCGGCTTTGGATACTTTGGTCGATTTTGTCAGCACGCAGGAATTGCACCGCATGCTCCAGGATGAGGACGTTCGGGTGTCCTTGGCCACGACGTACAGGATTCTGGCGTCCATGGCGGAGGACGGCCTGGTGGACACCCTGCGTAACGGCGACGGCGAGGCCGTATACCGCCGCTGCTCGGCCACCTCTCACCACCACCACCTGCTGTGCCGTAACTGTGGCAAGACAGTGGAGATCCAGGCCCCGGCCGTGGAGAGCTGGGCCGCCACCATTGCGAAGGAAAACGGTTTCACGCAGGTTCAGCACACCGTGGAGATCTATGGTCTGTGCCCGGAGTGCACCGCCGCCTTATAGTCCCGGCCTTCCCTCATGCGCAACTGCACACCATTGGCAGTGCGCCACACGTCAACTGGCGCAACGCCAGGCATTGCCGGCTGCGCACTAAGAAACTGGCTCAACAACTCAGTGGCGGCACCAGCTCACCCAGCGGCTCGCGCACCCACCAGTCGCCGCTCGCCCGCCATTCGTGCCAACTG
This region of Arthrobacter alpinus genomic DNA includes:
- a CDS encoding Fur family transcriptional regulator, whose product is MSQVPVKEQRVTKQRLAISAALDTLVDFVSTQELHRMLQDEDVRVSLATTYRILASMAEDGLVDTLRNGDGEAVYRRCSATSHHHHLLCRNCGKTVEIQAPAVESWAATIAKENGFTQVQHTVEIYGLCPECTAAL